Part of the Flavobacterium alkalisoli genome is shown below.
ATCATGGTGCTTCCGCAATCTATGGCAATTTTATAATCGCCGCTCATACCCATAGAAAGGGTTTGCGGTTTAAAGTTATCAGCTTCAGGGTGTTCTTTAAGGCGGTCAAAGATTCCTTTAAGATAAGCAAACTCTTTTTCAATTTGGTACTCGCTATCAGTAAATGTTGCCATTCCCATAAGTCCGGTAACCACAATATTCCTCATTTCCTTAAACTCATCAGAGTCAATCAGCTCCTTTAGCTCTGCTTCATACAGCCCGAATTTAGTATCCTCCTCGGCAATATGCATTTGCAGCAGGCAGCTTATAACCCTGTCATGTTTTTTAGCCTGCTTGTTTATTTCTTTAAGCAGCTTCAGGCTGTCTACACCATGTACCAGGCTAACAAACGGAGCCATATATTTTACCTTATTGGTTTGTACGTGGCCTATCATGTGCCATTCAATGTCCTTAGGCATTTGTTCATACTTATCGGTCATTTCCTGAATTTTGTTCTCGCCAAAAATGCGCTGACCCGCCTCATAAGCTTCCATAAGGTCGCTAACAGGCTTGGTTTTGCTTACAGCCACAAGGGTTACATGTGCAGGAAGGGATTGTTTTATGCTGAGTAAGTTATCTTTTATTGACATTTTCTGATAATTCGATAATTCGTTTTTCGGTTATTTGGAATTAATCCTGAAATCTGAAACCAGAAATTGATTAAATCTCATAAATCACAAGGCCGCTTCTGAATTTAGGTTCTATATACGTACTCTTAGGTGGCATGATAAGGTCGTTATCGGCCAGTTCCTTAATCTCGTTTATAGAGGCAGGGTAGAGCATAAAGCCCACTTCAAAATCACCGCTGTCTACCTGTTTTTTTATTTCGGTAATCGGTTTGCTGCCGGGTATGTAATCTATACGTTCGTCATTACGCAAATCCCCTATACCTAATAACGGGTTTAGCACCTTAGTATACAGTATTTGTGCGTCCAGTGCTTCCATTACCGACTTAAAGTTAGTGTCTTTTAATGAAAGTGCATAGAAATCGCCGTCTAAATACATACCGTACTGGTATTTTTGTTTTGGTTTCCAAAGCTCCTGTTGCTTGTTCTCCACCACAAAATCCTTTTCCAGTGCCTTAAGGAAAGCCTGTTTGGTAAGTCCGTTAAGGTCGTTTATAATACGGTTGTATTCGTATATCTTCAGGTTGGTTTCACAGATAAGAAAACTCATAAAGTAGTCCAGATTGGCATTACCCGACTCCTTATCCTGATCATAAAGCATTTCTGCCGAAGCCGAACGGTGGTGACCATCGGCGATATATATATTACCTGCCTTTTCAAACTGTTCCTGTATCCATTGTATTTCGTCTTCCTCCTTAATACGCCAAAGTATATGTTTGTCTTTATTTGGGGTAGAGAAGAGGTACAAAGGCCTTTTTTGCTTGCGCTTATCGATCCATGCCTGCAGTTCGTTGTTTTGCGGGTAGGTAATAAGTACCGGCTCGGTATTAAAGCCTGTTTGGTGCAGATAATCCTTAAACAGCTCAACGCGGTAGGCAAGGGTATCCTCGTGTTTTTTTATTACGTTGTTCTTGTAATCTTCTATAGATGTGCCTGCTATAATACCGGTAAACGAGTTGTTTTTGCTTTGTATTTCATACAGGAAAAATACCGGAGAGTTTTCCTTTTTAAAAACATCTTCGTCTTTAAATTCCTGATACTTTAGCTGTACACCTTTAAATCTTGTAGCCGTTGCTATTTTTTGCAGGTTTACATAGGCAGGGTTTAGTATGTGCAGAAACGAAAAAGGATTATAGTCAAGCTGTGAGGCCAGTTCGGCAGGGGTGTACTCGTCGTAAGAGCGTGATGTTACCAGGCTCACTTTATCGCGGGTAGGGCGCACTGCCTTAAAAGGAACTATTTTTGCCAATTTGTTTTGGTTTTAGTTTTTTCCGAAACGCTTTCTTAAGGCACGTTCGGTTTTAAAAAATAATAAGAACACTATTACCAGCAGGGTTGGGGTGCTTATTAATATATCGGTACGTTTACTAACGGGTAACAGGGAAATAGCTATTCCCATTACTGTCATAAACGCTCCTCCCTTAATAAGAAGCAAGGCAGAATGCCTTTGGGCAAAATCCCATCTTTCCTGCGAACTCATTGATGACGAGGTACGATACCCATACAGGTGGTTTATTTTTTTAGGAGGGAAAAAAATCATAATGCCCCCTACGATAATAAATATTATCCCTGATAAACCCAGTACCGATAACGACTGACTGTCCCAATTAATGTTCATGGCTTATAGATTTAAAAAAGACGGGTTTTATAACCCGTCTTCAAATATACTATTTAGCAAACAATTATTTAGTGAACATTGCTGCTACTTTCTCAGCTTTTTTGCTTTCAGAGTAATCGTAGAAACCTTCTCCCGACTTAACTCCAAGTTTACCTGCACGTACCATGTTTACTAAAAGCGGGCACGGAGCATATTTAGGATTTTTAAATCCGTCGTACATTACGTTAAGGATTGAAAGGCATACGTCAAGGCCAATAAAATCGGCTAACTGTAACGGACCCATTGGGTGAGCCATACCTAACTTCATTACCGTGTCAATTTCATAAACTCCGGCAACACCGTTGTATAGTGTTTCAATAGCCTCGTTAATCATTGGCATAAGTATGCGGTTTGCCACAAAGCCAGGATAATCGTTAACCTCTACCGGAACTTTACTCAGCTTAACCGATAAATCCATGATAGTTTTTGTTACTTCATCTGAAGTGTTGTAACCACGGATAATTTCAACCAGTTTCATGATAGGCACCGGATTCATAAAGTGCATACCTATTACTTTGTCCTGTCTTGTTGTTACAGCCGCAATTTGAGTAATAGAGATAGACGATGTATTAGTAGCTAAAATCGTTTTCTCTTCGCAGTACTCGTTAAGCTGCTTAAATATGTTTAGTTTAAGGTCTACGTTTTCTGTAGCTGCCTCTACCACAAGATCAACACCTACAACACCGTCTTTAATATCGGTATAAGTAATAATGTTACCTATGGTTTTAGCTTTATCATCTTCAGTAATAGAGCCTTTTGCAACCATCCTGTCAAGGTTTGCAGCTATGGTAGCCATACCTTTGTCCAGAGATTTTTCTGAAATATCAATAAGTTTTACTGTAAATCCGCTTTGTGCAAATGTATGGGCAATACCGTTACCCATGGTTCCCGCACCTATTACTGCTATGTTTTTCATTATAATCTTTTGTTTGTTTAAAGTTTGCCGAATCTATTAAAATCCGTCTGTAAAAATAGCAAGAATAATGGCAAATTTGCAACCATGATTGATTTTTAAGCGAATTTGTTTTTGAATTCGTAATTATTAAGGCTGTAAACTGCCAATATTTATAATAATTGGTATTTTACTATTTAGCGTCCTGTAATGACTTAATGATTTCCTCTTCCTGAGAGGTTAGCAGGATTGAATTATTTTTCTTCCAAAACTCCTCTGTATAATTGGTTCCTGCCTCATAAAGTCCTCTTTCCCTGTACTTTTCTTTTTTATTAAAAGAGCTAAGGTCGTTGGTAAAGTTGGTTACAATAAGGTCGCTTTTAAATATAACGTGGTCGTCAAACCTTTTTTTGTTCTTTATATATATATCGCCATAAACGCAGGAGTAAGAAAGCATATAGCTATTATCTGTAGCCTTAAAAAAACATTTGTAAGCTATATCATCAAGCCTGGCCTTAACAATTATAAAATTACGCAGTTTAGAGTATTTTTTATGCGATGGTGCCATATATAGGTCCATGGCAAGGATAAGTTTTTTGTTAGGGTCATAAGAAAGGCTTCCGGCATATAAAGGTTCTTCTACTTCGGCTAGAGGTTCATAATATATGGTTTGTACATCGTTACCATCTGCATCCTGTTGCGATTTAATGATGAATGAATATTTTTTAAACTCCTTTTTGTCGAAAATACTTCCTAAAGCACCAAAGTTACAGTCTCTGGAAATGGCTTTACGCAAATCAAGAGGGGAAGTCATATCTGCAGCTTCCGATTCGGGAGTATCAAGTTTAAAAGCACGACTTTGTTTAACAACTACATCGCTTTCAATTTTTTTACGACTTTTGTCTACGTTGTAATCAATAAGCCCGTCAGAGAACTTGGTATAGGTGTCGTTTATCTTTACAAACTCCCTATAGTAAGTACTTAAAAGAAACGGAGCGTTTAAATGATTGTATGAGTTTTTTATCAACTCACTAACAAACTCATTAATTGGTGTATTTAATACAACAACCTCTTCCAGTTCTAGGCTTTTTGGTTCCAGGTAAAAAATATTGCCCTCGGGCAGGTTATTAAGGTCTACCTCAAGTGTGCCGTAGCCTAAATAATTAAAAACAATGGTTTGGGTACCATCGGGGTAACTAAGCTGAAATGCACCCTCGCTGTTGGTAATGGTATTGTGCTGTAAATCTTTTGTACTAACCGTTACTAAATCCATGTTTTCGGTTGTCATTATATCTTTTACGGTACCTTTTAAAAAGTTTTGTGCAAATCCTGTTGTTGCGACAACTAATAATAGCAGAGTAAAGAGTTTTTTCATGTTAAGTGGTGTGTTGGGTTAAAATCTTAGGGCGTCGGTTATTTCAGAAAAAATATTAAGCCTTTTATATCCGTGATCGGTTAAATGCTCTTTTATAAAATCAGCCATCTCATCATAGTTGCTGTGATATTGGTTGGAAATTCGGGCTACAATTTTTCCTTTGTGCATTAAATGGATAAAATCATATTCAAGTATCTCATTTGTAAACCCACTCTTTTTTCTGATTTTTCTGATGTAGGTATGAAAACCTTCCAGATCTTTAAGCCTGTATTTTCTTTCTTTTCCTAACCCGAAAAACTTTCTAACAGTAACTTCTCTTGAGTTAAGTTCTACCTTGATTATCTTAAGGCGTACCTCATACAATAAAACAGATAATAAAATCCAGGTTGATGCTATTGCATACAGTATTACAAATTCGGGAGGGAAATTATTTTTTCCTATAAAAATATTTATACACAGCATTAATACTATAGGTATGAATAGCAGAAAAGGAACATAAATAAATGATGTGAATTTAGATTTTATAACCATCTCTTT
Proteins encoded:
- a CDS encoding YggS family pyridoxal phosphate-dependent enzyme, which produces MSIKDNLLSIKQSLPAHVTLVAVSKTKPVSDLMEAYEAGQRIFGENKIQEMTDKYEQMPKDIEWHMIGHVQTNKVKYMAPFVSLVHGVDSLKLLKEINKQAKKHDRVISCLLQMHIAEEDTKFGLYEAELKELIDSDEFKEMRNIVVTGLMGMATFTDSEYQIEKEFAYLKGIFDRLKEHPEADNFKPQTLSMGMSGDYKIAIDCGSTMIRVGSSIFGSRH
- a CDS encoding DUF1015 domain-containing protein is translated as MAKIVPFKAVRPTRDKVSLVTSRSYDEYTPAELASQLDYNPFSFLHILNPAYVNLQKIATATRFKGVQLKYQEFKDEDVFKKENSPVFFLYEIQSKNNSFTGIIAGTSIEDYKNNVIKKHEDTLAYRVELFKDYLHQTGFNTEPVLITYPQNNELQAWIDKRKQKRPLYLFSTPNKDKHILWRIKEEDEIQWIQEQFEKAGNIYIADGHHRSASAEMLYDQDKESGNANLDYFMSFLICETNLKIYEYNRIINDLNGLTKQAFLKALEKDFVVENKQQELWKPKQKYQYGMYLDGDFYALSLKDTNFKSVMEALDAQILYTKVLNPLLGIGDLRNDERIDYIPGSKPITEIKKQVDSGDFEVGFMLYPASINEIKELADNDLIMPPKSTYIEPKFRSGLVIYEI
- a CDS encoding SdpI family protein — encoded protein: MNINWDSQSLSVLGLSGIIFIIVGGIMIFFPPKKINHLYGYRTSSSMSSQERWDFAQRHSALLLIKGGAFMTVMGIAISLLPVSKRTDILISTPTLLVIVFLLFFKTERALRKRFGKN
- a CDS encoding 3-hydroxybutyryl-CoA dehydrogenase; protein product: MKNIAVIGAGTMGNGIAHTFAQSGFTVKLIDISEKSLDKGMATIAANLDRMVAKGSITEDDKAKTIGNIITYTDIKDGVVGVDLVVEAATENVDLKLNIFKQLNEYCEEKTILATNTSSISITQIAAVTTRQDKVIGMHFMNPVPIMKLVEIIRGYNTSDEVTKTIMDLSVKLSKVPVEVNDYPGFVANRILMPMINEAIETLYNGVAGVYEIDTVMKLGMAHPMGPLQLADFIGLDVCLSILNVMYDGFKNPKYAPCPLLVNMVRAGKLGVKSGEGFYDYSESKKAEKVAAMFTK
- a CDS encoding carboxypeptidase-like regulatory domain-containing protein, which encodes MKKLFTLLLLVVATTGFAQNFLKGTVKDIMTTENMDLVTVSTKDLQHNTITNSEGAFQLSYPDGTQTIVFNYLGYGTLEVDLNNLPEGNIFYLEPKSLELEEVVVLNTPINEFVSELIKNSYNHLNAPFLLSTYYREFVKINDTYTKFSDGLIDYNVDKSRKKIESDVVVKQSRAFKLDTPESEAADMTSPLDLRKAISRDCNFGALGSIFDKKEFKKYSFIIKSQQDADGNDVQTIYYEPLAEVEEPLYAGSLSYDPNKKLILAMDLYMAPSHKKYSKLRNFIIVKARLDDIAYKCFFKATDNSYMLSYSCVYGDIYIKNKKRFDDHVIFKSDLIVTNFTNDLSSFNKKEKYRERGLYEAGTNYTEEFWKKNNSILLTSQEEEIIKSLQDAK